Proteins found in one Solitalea lacus genomic segment:
- the nuoH gene encoding NADH-quinone oxidoreductase subunit NuoH yields MELSIIIEKFLLITVVLVVSLVVAMYMTLVERRFAAFFQDRLGPNRAGPWGILQPLADGVKLFTKEEILPANANKLLFIVGPSLAMFTATIGSAVIPWGRDLVLGDRVISLQVADINIGLLYIFGVVSLGVYGMMIGGWASNNKYSLMGAIRAASQSISYEIAMGLAIIAILMVTGTLSLRGIVEGQSSSLMGISGLGWNVFYQPVAFLIYLICMFAECNRTPFDLPECESELVAGYHTEHSSMKLGFYLFAEYINMFVSSAVVSALFFGGYNFPGQDALAASGVHANIITIIGLAAFFLKIAFFLFLFVWVRWTIPRFRYDQLMRLGWNMLVPLAIANIGITGVVMYLTGHIK; encoded by the coding sequence ATGGAATTATCAATTATAATAGAAAAGTTTCTTTTAATTACGGTTGTGTTGGTGGTGAGCCTTGTGGTTGCCATGTACATGACTTTGGTTGAGCGTCGTTTTGCGGCGTTCTTTCAAGATCGTTTAGGTCCGAACAGAGCAGGACCTTGGGGGATTTTGCAGCCATTGGCTGATGGTGTAAAGTTGTTCACTAAAGAAGAGATTCTTCCTGCCAATGCAAACAAATTATTGTTTATAGTTGGCCCTTCATTGGCAATGTTCACTGCAACCATCGGTTCGGCAGTTATTCCATGGGGAAGAGATCTGGTATTAGGAGATAGAGTAATTTCCTTACAGGTAGCCGATATCAATATAGGCCTGTTATACATTTTTGGAGTAGTTTCTTTAGGTGTATACGGAATGATGATCGGAGGTTGGGCGTCTAATAATAAGTACTCTTTAATGGGAGCCATTCGTGCGGCGTCGCAAAGTATCAGCTATGAGATCGCAATGGGGTTGGCTATTATTGCCATCTTGATGGTTACAGGTACTTTAAGCTTGCGCGGTATTGTTGAGGGACAATCAAGTTCATTGATGGGTATTTCAGGTTTAGGATGGAACGTGTTTTATCAACCTGTAGCATTCCTTATTTATTTGATTTGTATGTTCGCCGAATGTAACCGTACACCATTCGATTTACCTGAATGTGAATCAGAGCTGGTTGCCGGTTACCACACCGAGCACTCAAGTATGAAATTAGGTTTCTACCTGTTTGCCGAATACATTAATATGTTTGTTTCATCAGCTGTTGTATCAGCATTGTTCTTTGGAGGTTATAACTTCCCTGGTCAAGATGCTTTAGCTGCAAGTGGTGTTCATGCAAATATTATTACCATTATTGGTTTGGCAGCATTCTTTTTAAAGATTGCATTCTTCCTGTTCCTGTTTGTATGGGTGCGTTGGACCATCCCGCGCTTCCGTTACGATCAGTTGATGCGTTTAGGCTGGAATATGTTAGTGCCTTTAGCGATCGCCAATATTGGAATTACAGGTGTGGTTATGTATTTGACAGGTCATATTAAATAA
- a CDS encoding NuoI/complex I 23 kDa subunit family protein — MESLTNRKKVVEQKPMTFLERIYLPAIFQGLGITMKHFFRKKATIQYPDVKREFSTNFRGIHSLKRDEEGRERCTACGLCALSCPAEAITMIAAERKPGEEALYREEKYAATYEINMLRCIFCGFCEEACPKEAIYLDGDIPPANFDRDNFIYGKDKLVEPIHKK; from the coding sequence ATGGAATCATTAACCAATAGAAAAAAAGTAGTAGAGCAAAAACCAATGACCTTTTTGGAAAGGATATATTTGCCTGCTATTTTCCAAGGGTTGGGAATTACGATGAAACACTTTTTCAGGAAGAAAGCTACTATTCAGTATCCTGATGTTAAGCGTGAATTCTCAACGAACTTCAGAGGAATTCATTCCCTGAAACGTGATGAAGAGGGCCGTGAGCGTTGTACCGCATGTGGTTTATGTGCATTATCATGTCCTGCAGAAGCAATTACAATGATAGCTGCTGAACGTAAACCTGGAGAGGAAGCCTTATATCGTGAAGAGAAATATGCAGCAACTTATGAAATCAACATGCTGCGTTGTATTTTCTGTGGTTTTTGTGAAGAAGCTTGTCCTAAAGAGGCTATTTATTTGGATGGCGATATTCCGCCGGCAAATTTCGATCGAGATAATTTCATTTATGGTAAGGACAAATTAGTTGAACCTATCCATAAAAAATAA